In Kordia antarctica, the following proteins share a genomic window:
- a CDS encoding dihydroorotase, protein MNLIIKSATIIDVTSKFHGSTNDILIENGVITQIATSVDNPHKYDIISLENLHVSQGWFDSSVSLGEPGFEERETIENGLKTAAKSGFTAIAVNPNANPIADTKADIAFLKSNALGNAVDLYPIGALTTKSESVDLAEMFDMKNAGAIAFGDYQKAIKNPNLLKIALLYADNFDGLVLSFPQEEKISGKGIVNEEHNSTRLGLKGIPALAEELQVARDLFLLEYTNGKLHIPTISTAKSVQLIREAKQKGLNVSCSVAIHNLILTDDELAEFDTNYKVLPPLRTQKDCKALLEGLKDGTIDLVTSDHNPIDVENKNIEFDNAMYGTIGLETAFGALQTVFDTEKTVELLTSGKERFGIETSKISEGETANLTLFNPDGNYTFTEKNIHSTSKNSAFLGKKLKGTVYGIIHKHQKIA, encoded by the coding sequence ATGAACCTCATCATAAAATCCGCTACTATTATTGATGTTACGAGCAAATTTCATGGCTCTACAAACGATATTTTGATAGAAAACGGAGTTATTACACAGATTGCCACTTCCGTAGATAATCCACACAAATACGACATTATTTCGCTCGAAAACCTGCACGTTTCACAAGGTTGGTTTGACAGCAGCGTAAGTTTGGGCGAACCTGGATTTGAAGAACGTGAAACGATTGAAAACGGTTTGAAAACGGCTGCAAAGAGTGGATTTACCGCAATTGCCGTGAATCCGAACGCAAATCCAATTGCAGACACGAAAGCTGATATTGCATTTTTAAAAAGTAACGCGCTCGGAAATGCGGTTGACCTCTACCCGATTGGCGCATTGACTACGAAAAGTGAAAGTGTCGATTTAGCCGAAATGTTTGATATGAAAAATGCTGGCGCAATTGCGTTTGGCGATTATCAGAAAGCAATTAAAAATCCAAATTTGTTAAAGATTGCCTTATTATACGCCGATAATTTTGACGGTTTGGTGTTATCATTTCCACAAGAAGAAAAAATTTCTGGAAAAGGAATTGTCAATGAAGAACACAATAGTACGCGTTTGGGCTTGAAAGGAATTCCCGCTTTGGCGGAAGAATTACAGGTTGCAAGAGATTTGTTTTTGTTGGAATATACAAACGGAAAATTACACATTCCAACCATTTCTACAGCGAAATCTGTACAGTTAATTCGCGAAGCAAAACAAAAAGGATTGAACGTAAGTTGTTCGGTTGCCATTCATAATTTAATATTGACGGATGACGAATTAGCAGAGTTTGACACCAATTATAAAGTATTACCGCCATTACGAACGCAGAAAGATTGCAAAGCGTTGTTGGAAGGTTTAAAAGACGGAACAATTGATTTGGTAACCAGCGATCATAATCCGATTGATGTAGAGAATAAGAACATTGAGTTTGACAACGCAATGTACGGAACTATTGGTCTGGAAACCGCTTTTGGTGCCTTGCAAACGGTTTTTGATACAGAAAAAACAGTTGAATTGTTAACTTCAGGAAAAGAACGATTTGGTATTGAAACTTCTAAAATTTCGGAAGGAGAAACAGCAAATCTGACACTTTTTAATCCTGATGGAAACTATACTTTTACTGAAAAAAACATTCATAGTACATCAAAAAACAGTGCTTTTTTAGGAAAAAAACTAAAAGGAACTGTGTACGGAATTATTCATAAACATCAAAAAATAGCGTAG
- a CDS encoding DUF4870 domain-containing protein has product MNFKTIEEGKQMAIISYITLIGLVIAFSMNVDKKNEFARFHIRQALGLNILFYMISFFIGYFNSWMISGSFYVFFIVLWVFGLTNAIQGEHKPIPLLGDYFQDWFKSV; this is encoded by the coding sequence ATGAATTTCAAAACTATCGAAGAAGGAAAACAAATGGCAATTATTTCATATATCACATTGATTGGACTCGTGATTGCGTTTTCAATGAATGTAGATAAAAAGAATGAATTTGCACGCTTTCACATTCGCCAAGCTTTAGGATTAAATATTTTATTTTATATGATTTCATTTTTCATTGGCTATTTTAATAGTTGGATGATTTCGGGATCATTTTACGTATTTTTCATTGTACTTTGGGTTTTCGGACTCACAAACGCCATTCAAGGCGAACACAAACCAATTCCTTTATTGGGCGATTATTTTCAAGATTGGTTCAAATCAGTTTAA